Part of the Pedobacter roseus genome is shown below.
TGCCACACCATCTATGCCATGCTGGGCCGGCGCGTCATGGGGTAGCTGAACAAAAAATTTCTTTCCTACATTTTCACGGTTTATGGCGATCCAATTGATCATTTGATACACCCATCCGTCTCTTTTGTATCGGTCCTCATCAGTGGCCCAGTTCAGGCGAGTGATCGCCAGGTCGATAGCGGTATCATTGTTCGGCGGCACGAAACCTGCTTTAGAGGCTAGGATCTGCTGAACGTGCAGATGATTTCCGAGCATCAGATAAGCGACGTGCTGGGCGAGCAAGGCCTCGTTTTCCACTTCCAGTTCTACCTCATTGTGAAGTGGTGAATAATCGATATGGATAAGTTTGACAGGCATTGCTTGATGATTGGTTAATAATGCTTATAGGGTTGCCAGTCTTGAGATGAGAGTCTGCATTTCGGCAATAATAGTGTTGACTTCCTGTTCATTGGCAGGATAACTGTCGGCTGTATGTAGATGCATATTTCTCAATCTTGCTATTGAATGCTGATATCTCGAACGCTCAGACGGAGATAATGTAGCTAAATGTTGTAAATTATGATTGGTCAGTTGCACCAGATACTGTCCAATGGAATTGGCGTTGTTTTTTATGTGGTGAAAGGAGACAAAAGCATTCAGAGTGCAATCCAGTGCCATGGTTGAATGCAGAACTTTCATCAGGTTTCTTCTTCTTGTTGGCGTTATGGAATGTACATCGATCACTTGGCGAAGCTCGGCCTTAACCTTGTTTAGATTACCGTTTGATAAGTTGGGATTCGAGTTCAACAAAGCCACAATGGTATTGATTCTGCTTTTCTGATCACTCATAGATACCTAGTCTAAACTGTAATTCTCTTCTAGTATTGATATTGCCGATGAGCCATCCGAAAAGGCTCGCTAGCCTCATGGGTTTCGAGGGATCGGATTTACTGGTTGGAAGTTCATTGAGACTTAGACATTTGGGCATAAACCTTTCCTTAAAAACAGGAATTTTATCCTGCATATACAGTTCAGACCTGAGCACAAAGTCATAATATGGGGCTAATTCTACCAGGTCAGGCCGCGTCGTGAGTTTTTTGAAACCTACTAGAGATTCCTCAAAGTAGTAAATATTGGACCTCACTTTTTCTGTCTTTTGCTCCAGATAGTTATAATAGGAGAGCCTTTCTTCCTCGGCAAAGGGAGTTACCCTTTTCTGACTAAACTCTACCTTTGCGATATAATTCAAGTTATTGATCTGGACATTAGACTGGCGCACATAGAGCTGTTTTTGAGTGTGCTTGAATTCTTTCAGGCTATGGGATGGCTTTGTTTCCCTTAAGATGGATTTCAGCTTTTTTAGATCACCTGGTTCAACAACTAAGTCGAAGAAATCCCTGTCAAATTGCCCCTTGTACTCCAGCTTCGTATCGGGCTCCAAGACGAGGGTCATGACCGTGGTTGCGGGATATGCAATTTTGGCATTCATTAGCCGCAACAACAACTTGTTACTGGAATTCTGCTCCTCAGGCGTTGGAATAAAAAGTCCCGTCAGTTGTCCGGCATCGGAGAGCAAAATATCGGGTCCGGAATATGCGAAGGGATGGTCGGGATCATCGACCCTGAAATAGGATCTGTCAATTAACTTTTGAAACTTTAACATGAGTGCGGCAATTTATGCTAATCTAAACTATTTAGTGAATTTTACCAAAACCAAGTGAATATTGATACCTCTTATCGTATTGGTTGCTGTGGGTACCCAAATCTACGCCAAGATATAAAGACAGAACGGGCCACTTTAAAGTTAGCGAATCGGGCCTACGCCTTCCAAAACACTATTAATCAGATAGTTATTTAAATAAAACTTTCCCTAGCATCATCTAGATGGATGGAGCTGAAGTTTACAAACTTACTTTGCCAAGCTGTGCTTTGTTCCACGCCACTCCCATGGTGCTACCGCATCAGCCTCTTGCCATAAACCTACTTTATTTTTCCTTGCGGTAATTTCCAACTGCGCATACAGCGGATCGCTTGAATATTTTTTAAAATGCCAGGCCATACCCAGTTTAACCATTTCCTGATTAATTACTTGTTTTTTATCGTTAATTACTACGGCGATCAATCTTTTATAACGGTCGTATTTTTGGCCCTGAACGGTTACCATTTGCCCGAAACACAGGTCGGAAAGGGCTTGTTTGGCTTTGGCACCAAAAGGCTGGTGGCCACGTTTCTCAGGACAATCGATATGTGCCAAACGGATTTTAATGGGCTGGTCCTGATATAATACCTCCATGGTATCGCCATCTAAAATCCGGATGACTCTGGCTGTAAAAACCAGATTACTATAATTGATGTCTTTATTTCCAGCTGGCTGGATAAAGCAAGACTGAAGCGTGAGCAACAACAGCAGCAGGCTTACTTTTCCCAGCCGCATAATGTTTTGCCGTCTTTTTTGGCTTTTTCGATATCCACTTTTACAATTTTATAAGTACAGTTACTTAAACCACGACAATCGGAAGTGTTGTGGTATTTTTTAGCGCCGGGACTGTTGCAGATATATACGGTTGTACTTTCTTTGCAGGTAATCATGTTAGCAAAGAAGAAGATGAGTAAGGAGAGTGTTTTCATGATGAGGGGATGATTTGAGAAAAATAAATGGATATTTAATTGTAATAATAATAATTTAGCTATTCAATAATCCGCTGTATAACAGGGCCTAATGCAGCCGGCAGATCATTTGTTAGTAAATCAAATTTCTTCACTTTCATTGCTTTAAACC
Proteins encoded:
- a CDS encoding thermonuclease family protein, encoding MRLGKVSLLLLLLTLQSCFIQPAGNKDINYSNLVFTARVIRILDGDTMEVLYQDQPIKIRLAHIDCPEKRGHQPFGAKAKQALSDLCFGQMVTVQGQKYDRYKRLIAVVINDKKQVINQEMVKLGMAWHFKKYSSDPLYAQLEITARKNKVGLWQEADAVAPWEWRGTKHSLAK